CGAGGAAATGCCGGAAATCAAAAAGCTGCACCAAGAATACGCCGGCAAGGGGCTTAACGTGGTGGCGGTGGCGATGAGCTACGATCCGCCCAACTACGTGCAAAGCTTCGTCGCCAAGAACCAGCTGCCCTTCTTCGTCGCGCTGGACACCCAGGGCGAAACGGCCAAGGCCTTCGGCGACATCCAGCTGGCGCCCACCACCTTCCTGATCGACAAGCAAGGCAACATCATCAAGCGCTACGTCGGGGTGATGAACTTTGCCGAAGTGCGCAAGCTGATCGAGCAGCAGCTGTAATCCATGCCGTAGGGCGGAAGCCCCTGACCGAGCGCGGCAAGCGTAGCGGCGCGAGGGAATCAGGGGCGTTCCGCCTCTAAGCCCCCTCTCGTAGCGCGGGTTGGCCTGCAGGCCATACCCGCGATGCGCTTACCTCCTGATAAAATTACCCAAACCGCTTAGAGTGAATCTCGGGGATGGCGAAGCCAAGCCGCGCTGACCAAGTTGAGTTAGGAAGCCTCTGGACAAACACCATCTCATCCACGTGTTCTATATTCCACTTGATATCTAACATGCGGGAGGCCGACATGGATCGAGAAGAGTTCGAACGCAGCTTTCCCAACTATTGCAGAAACTGTAATGGCCTCGGCAGTTTCTCCGTAGCTGGCCCACAAGTTCAATTCCTGACATGTTCACAATGTCGAGCAAAAAACCTATGCCCACGATGCTTGACCCCAATGCAATCAGACTCGGCGGTAGCATGTGATGCTTGCGGCTGGAACGCCGATGATCAGGCACGAGGCCTGCCAAATAGAATAAACCCTACTAGGCGGAACGCCCGGCAAGCCGGGCTTCCGCCCTACAATCCCCCGCACACCGGACAAGCTGGATCCCGCGGCACGCGGATCTGCTTGAAGCTGCCGCCCAGCGCGTCATACAAGGTCAGCTTGCCCAAAGCCGGCGCGATGCCGGCAAGCAGCTTGACCGCCTCCGCCGCCTGCAGGCTGCCTATCACCCCCACCAGCGGCGACAGCACGCCGAAAGTCGAGCACGGGCCGTCATTGGCCTCGCCCTCGTCCGGAAACAGACAGTGGTAACACGGCGAAGCGGCATCGCGGCTGTCGAACACCGCCAGCTGGCCGGAGAAGCGCACCGCCGCGCCGGACACCAGCGGCACCCGCGCCGCCACGCAGGCGCGGTTGACCGCGTGGCGGGTGGCGAAATTATCGCTGCAATCGAGCACCAGATCATGCGCCGCCGCCTCTTCCAGCAAGCGGTCGCCGGACAGACGCTCGGCCAAGGGCCGGACCTCGATGGACGGATTCAAGGCCAGCATGCGCCGCGAGGCGGAAGCGGCCTTGCCCTGCTTCAGGCTGGCGGTATCGTGGGCGATCTGCCGCTGCAAATTGGACAGTTCCACCGTGTCGTCATCGACGATGCTGATGCGGCCTACCCCGGCGCTGGCCAGATACAAGGCCACCGGCGAACCCAGGCCGCCGGCCCCGACAATCAGCGCCCGCGACGCCTGCAGCCTGCGCTGGCCGGCGATGTCGATTTCCGGCAGCAGAATATGGCGGCTGTAACGCAGCAGCGCCTCGTCGTCGAGATCGCGCTCGAATTCCATGTGATGCTCCAAATGCGAAACGCCAGCCTTGAGGCTGGCGTCGATAAGCGATGGCGTCCGTACCAAACACCCGGGACAAGGCGCGCCTCGTAGCTTGGGCTGAGCAAAGCGAAACCCAACATTACCGCAACGCGGCATCAGGCGTATTGCCTTACTCCTCCGCCACCTTGCGGGCGAACTTGATGCCCAGCTGCTTGAGCTTGCGGTACAAGTGCGTGCGTTCCAGGCCCACCTTCTGCGCCACCCGGCTCATATTGCCGTTTTCCAGCGAGATGTGGTACTCGAAATAGCGCCGCTCCAGCTGCTCGCGCAATTCGCGCAGCGGGATGTTGAAGTCGAAGCCCGACTCCTCCACCGGTTTTTCATGGCGGAACTGGGCCAACACCTTGTTGACTTCGGCGGCGTCCACTTCATCCGACTCGGCCGTCAGCGCCAGGCTCTTGATGATGCTGCGCAGCTGTTCCAGATTGCCCGGCCAGTCGTACTGGCGCATGGCGTTCAGCGCGGCGGTGGTCAGCTTGCGCGTCGGCACCTGCTTGGATTCCACCAGCTCCACCAGAATCTGCTCGGCGATGAAGGTGATGTCTTCCGAATGCTCGCGCAGCGGCGGAATCGGCACGATCACGCTGGACAGCGCGGTCAGCAGCCGGTTGTCGCACTCCGGGTCCACCAGCAGCTCCTGCAGCGGCCGGCTGCAGGAACAGAGCAGGCGCACATTGAAGCGATCCAGCTTGGACAGCAGGAACAGCAGGCCCTGCTGCACCCGGCGGCTGTATTGGCCGATTTCCGGCAGGTAGAGCACGCCGTTATTGGCTTTCTGCAGCAGCTCCAAGGGCGCGTCGGCCAGTTGCTCCAGCTTGGCCGGCGTCACCCACGGGGTATTGCCCTGGTGGAAAAAGCGCGCCACCAGTTCGAAGCCGGAGCCGGACTCGCCGGTCAGCAGCACCGGCGACTTGACCTTGGCCACCCGTTCCAGCTGGCGCTTCAGTTCCTGAATAGGCTCGCTGCGGCCCAGTTTGTCCAGGTTCAGCGAGGTATTGGCTTGCATATCGCCGTATTTCAGCGCGCGCTGAACGGTGGTGAGCAACTTCTGCAGCGCGATCGGCTTCTCCAGGAAGTCGAATGCGCCGATGCGGGTGGCTTCCACCGCAGTGTCGATGCTGGCGTGGCCGGACATCATCACCACCGGCATATTGAGCAAGCCGGACTTGGCCCACTCCTTCAGCAGGGTCACGCCGTCGCAATCCGGCATCCAGATGTCGAGCAGCACCAGCGCGGGACGCGTCTGGTTGCGCAATTGCCTGGCCACCTCGGCGTTTTCCGCCAAGGCTACGGTATAACCTTCGTCCTGCAAGATTTCAGAGAGCAGTTCTCGGATACCGATCTCGTCGTCCACAATCAAAATATCGCTGCTACGCATTAGGCCTCCAGCAATGGCAGGGTAAGAAGGACGCGCGCGCCTTGCTGTTCGGCGTTGCCCAGTATTACCTGACCATGGTGCTCTTCCATAATCTTCTTGACCACGGCCAGACCCAGACCGGTCCCCTTGGCTTTACTGGTCACATAGGGCTCGAACGCGCGCCGGAGGATGTCCGGGCCGAAGCCCGCGCCATTGTCCTCGACGCTAACGAGCGCGTTTCCTTCTTCTTGTCGGCTGCTAATTTGAATCATCGGGATGCCAACGTCAAGGACTGCATCCTGCGCGTTCTGCAGCAGGTTGTGCAACACCTGGCGCAGCAGAGCGGCATCGCCCATGATCATCAGCGGTTCCTCTTCCAGCGCAATCTTAACAGCAGGATTGGATTCGTAAAGAGTCATGACCTCGCGAATCACCTGATTGAGGTCAAGTTTCACCAGTTTGATCCGCGGCGCGCGGGCATAATCGCGGAAAGCCTCTACCATGCCCTTGAGCGCGCCCACCTGTTTGATGATGGTGTCGGTGGCCCGTTTCAGCATGTCGGCATCCGGGCCTTCCAGCTTGTCGGCGAGTTTCATCGCCAGCCTTTCGGCTGACAGCTGGATGGGGGTGAGCGGATTGCGGATCTCATGCGCCAGCCGCTTGGCCACCTCGCCCCAGGCCGCGTCGCGCTGGGCGCGGGCCAGTTCGGTGATATCGTCGAACACCAGCACATAGCCGTCGCTGGAGTGCTCCGGCAGCTTCGCGCCGCGCACCAGCAGCGTGCGTTCCCCCTGCGCGGTCTGATAGCTCAGTTGCGACTGCCAGTCGCTGTCCACATCGCTGTCGGTATGCTCCAGCGTGGCTTCCACCAGCGGCGCCACCGCCGGCATCACCTGGGGCCAATCCGGAAAGCGATGTTCGGCCAAATGTCCGAATTCCACGCCCAAAATCCGCGAGGCGCTGGTATTGGCGGCGCGGATCTGCCAGTCGCGGCCAAAGGCGAGCACCCCGGCCGACAAGTTGGCCAAAATGCTTTCCAGATACAGCTTGCCGCCCTCCAGCTCGCCGCGGCTGCGGTCCGCCACCTGCCGCGCCTCATCCAGTTGCTGGGTCATGCGGTTGAACAAGGTGGTCAGCATGCCCAATTCGTCGCGGCGATACACCGGATGGCGCTTGGAAAAGTCGCCCTGCGCCACCGCGCGGGTGCCGGCGGCCAGCTCGGACAGCGGCGCGGACAGCCGCTCGGACAGGAACAAGGCCACCGCCAGCGCGGCGGTCAGCGCC
The Chromobacterium sp. IIBBL 290-4 DNA segment above includes these coding regions:
- a CDS encoding TlpA disulfide reductase family protein, which gives rise to MKKGLIIALALLAVAGIAYALLFSRNPAPEVKLTSLSGVTTTTSALKGKVVLVNFWATSCPGCVEEMPEIKKLHQEYAGKGLNVVAVAMSYDPPNYVQSFVAKNQLPFFVALDTQGETAKAFGDIQLAPTTFLIDKQGNIIKRYVGVMNFAEVRKLIEQQL
- a CDS encoding molybdopterin-synthase adenylyltransferase MoeB, translated to MEFERDLDDEALLRYSRHILLPEIDIAGQRRLQASRALIVGAGGLGSPVALYLASAGVGRISIVDDDTVELSNLQRQIAHDTASLKQGKAASASRRMLALNPSIEVRPLAERLSGDRLLEEAAAHDLVLDCSDNFATRHAVNRACVAARVPLVSGAAVRFSGQLAVFDSRDAASPCYHCLFPDEGEANDGPCSTFGVLSPLVGVIGSLQAAEAVKLLAGIAPALGKLTLYDALGGSFKQIRVPRDPACPVCGGL
- a CDS encoding sigma-54 dependent transcriptional regulator, which translates into the protein MRSSDILIVDDEIGIRELLSEILQDEGYTVALAENAEVARQLRNQTRPALVLLDIWMPDCDGVTLLKEWAKSGLLNMPVVMMSGHASIDTAVEATRIGAFDFLEKPIALQKLLTTVQRALKYGDMQANTSLNLDKLGRSEPIQELKRQLERVAKVKSPVLLTGESGSGFELVARFFHQGNTPWVTPAKLEQLADAPLELLQKANNGVLYLPEIGQYSRRVQQGLLFLLSKLDRFNVRLLCSCSRPLQELLVDPECDNRLLTALSSVIVPIPPLREHSEDITFIAEQILVELVESKQVPTRKLTTAALNAMRQYDWPGNLEQLRSIIKSLALTAESDEVDAAEVNKVLAQFRHEKPVEESGFDFNIPLRELREQLERRYFEYHISLENGNMSRVAQKVGLERTHLYRKLKQLGIKFARKVAEE
- a CDS encoding ATP-binding protein is translated as MRYATIALATVGTILLYLLAIATGNASKLNDYYWWVFGLNSLLLFSLLTVVGRQLWRLRQRVKNRVFGAKLTQRLALMFAGVALVPGLLVFTVSAQFLTRSIESWFDVPVEAALDRGLVLGRNSLNYVLEDVARKGQLVKDEAETLSDSRLPVRLERLREQLGLKEIAVFSRGSGQLLAFASSPGRPLPMALPREALKTVKSQQPVKSIENDVSSDLQLRVLLAYSVANDSSRVLQLIQAAPGDISRDAEQIESARSKYRQLLLARQGLRTFYMLTLALAVLLALTAALAVALFLSERLSAPLSELAAGTRAVAQGDFSKRHPVYRRDELGMLTTLFNRMTQQLDEARQVADRSRGELEGGKLYLESILANLSAGVLAFGRDWQIRAANTSASRILGVEFGHLAEHRFPDWPQVMPAVAPLVEATLEHTDSDVDSDWQSQLSYQTAQGERTLLVRGAKLPEHSSDGYVLVFDDITELARAQRDAAWGEVAKRLAHEIRNPLTPIQLSAERLAMKLADKLEGPDADMLKRATDTIIKQVGALKGMVEAFRDYARAPRIKLVKLDLNQVIREVMTLYESNPAVKIALEEEPLMIMGDAALLRQVLHNLLQNAQDAVLDVGIPMIQISSRQEEGNALVSVEDNGAGFGPDILRRAFEPYVTSKAKGTGLGLAVVKKIMEEHHGQVILGNAEQQGARVLLTLPLLEA